The following coding sequences lie in one Methanomassiliicoccales archaeon genomic window:
- a CDS encoding GNAT family N-acetyltransferase, giving the protein MTRREMVDGEGPVGPVTIRPMKMEDIPSAQAVGKSTWSRVASDDLGREVEYPTRPAAIIQAAIEEEPLGCFVALLGDKIVGTAYSHIWGTVGWVGPVEVLPEHQGSGIGRALMEACHGYLGSKGCKVFGVETMSDNERNKRFYAGLGYRSVGVTVFAEKKLRPAGYFVAGIRELTPSNLAENCNGIRMLSSAVYPGMDCTSEFRMVLRHSLGKAFLFVHDGVTKGVALLMEAPLEGLHMVSIRLLLTDPTIPDRGAVMSSLMAACEQSAISSGSDRVFTSSSMTNDISHILVERDYKISASNVRFIKGEDYSEAGGTNIIAWAG; this is encoded by the coding sequence ATGACGAGGAGGGAGATGGTCGATGGGGAAGGACCGGTAGGTCCGGTGACCATTCGTCCCATGAAGATGGAGGACATTCCTTCAGCGCAGGCCGTTGGTAAGAGCACCTGGTCGAGGGTCGCCTCTGACGACCTCGGGCGGGAGGTGGAATACCCGACCCGGCCGGCCGCCATCATCCAGGCCGCCATCGAAGAGGAGCCGCTCGGCTGTTTCGTCGCTTTGCTCGGGGACAAGATAGTGGGGACCGCTTACAGCCATATTTGGGGAACCGTCGGGTGGGTCGGACCGGTCGAGGTGCTGCCCGAACATCAGGGCTCAGGCATCGGAAGGGCGCTCATGGAGGCGTGCCACGGATACCTGGGATCAAAAGGATGCAAGGTGTTCGGGGTGGAGACGATGAGCGATAACGAGCGGAACAAGAGGTTCTATGCCGGTCTCGGATACCGTTCGGTCGGTGTCACGGTGTTCGCGGAGAAGAAGCTCCGGCCTGCGGGTTACTTCGTAGCCGGCATCCGGGAACTCACCCCCTCCAATCTGGCAGAGAACTGCAATGGGATAAGGATGCTGAGCTCGGCGGTCTACCCAGGCATGGACTGCACATCGGAGTTCCGGATGGTCCTGAGGCACTCGCTTGGCAAGGCTTTCCTGTTCGTTCATGACGGTGTGACCAAGGGGGTGGCTCTGCTGATGGAAGCTCCCTTGGAAGGTTTGCACATGGTATCGATCAGATTACTGCTGACCGATCCGACCATACCTGACCGGGGTGCGGTCATGTCATCGCTCATGGCGGCCTGCGAACAGTCGGCGATATCCTCGGGCAGCGATCGGGTCTTTACGTCCAGCAGCATGACCAACGACATATCCCACATTCTTGTAGAGCGGGACTACAAGATCAGCGCGAGCAATGTCCGGTTCATAAAGGGAGAGGACTATTCGGAGGCCGGCGGCACCAACATAATAGCCTGGGCCGGCTAA
- a CDS encoding pyridoxamine 5'-phosphate oxidase family protein, with amino-acid sequence MVSLPEAVMNALNDPTSVKVLATKTPDGVVNAIPLGSMMAPDPNTIVFGVVFMKKTHINMMEMQKKGDKPVVLIVSGSNAYQVHASIKEYKTSGPVLDMMNEKVKSRGIKVIGVWYMEPGTVYDQTPGPNVGKKLA; translated from the coding sequence TTGGTATCTCTGCCTGAAGCGGTGATGAACGCGCTCAACGATCCGACGAGCGTTAAGGTGTTGGCAACGAAAACGCCCGATGGTGTGGTAAACGCGATACCTCTGGGAAGCATGATGGCCCCGGACCCCAACACCATCGTGTTCGGGGTGGTGTTCATGAAGAAGACCCACATCAACATGATGGAGATGCAGAAGAAGGGGGACAAACCCGTCGTCCTGATAGTCTCCGGCAGCAACGCCTACCAGGTGCACGCATCGATCAAGGAATACAAGACGTCCGGCCCGGTCCTTGATATGATGAACGAGAAGGTAAAGTCCCGCGGCATCAAGGTCATCGGGGTATGGTACATGGAGCCAGGGACGGTCTACGATCAGACCCCCGGACCGAACGTGGGGAAGAAACTGGCGTGA
- a CDS encoding ATP-binding protein: protein MPNRITDGPDRAAIDRAGTEEEDLREARDTLESLINYANAPIIVWDRNLFITRFNHAFEHLTGYLSSEVIGKRLELLFPDESRMRSLVMIDRTSEGEHWDSVEIPIRRVDGAIRTVLWNSAALYSPNTSQIQMTIAQGQDITERKMAEEALRLSEARYKGLFEGAPGPVSLRRLLFDDNGEVMDQVLIDLNPAGLRRWGVASLEEIAGRKLSEFLGQELAGQYLVQVRRMNAQGKTIVEETHDRDGLDYMTTLVPLGDDHVIATSMDITERKRSERALKRSNEELKQFAYVASHDLQEPLRMVVSYLSLLQRKFSDQLDPKAMEYIHNAVSGGERMRALIDDLLQYSRVDSGGKHATMVDMNEVVEKVLFVLKASLEDNEARILADPLPSLLADETQMVQVMQNLIGNAIKFRGPESPRIQISATPGQGEWVFSVKDNGIGLSMEYADKIFQVFQTLHTRDRYPGTGVGLAIVKKIIEKRGGRVWVESEENKGATFFFSVPITQIPT from the coding sequence ATGCCTAATAGAATTACGGACGGACCGGACAGAGCGGCGATAGACCGTGCGGGGACCGAAGAGGAAGATCTGAGGGAAGCAAGAGACACCCTCGAATCCCTGATCAACTATGCCAATGCCCCGATAATAGTATGGGACCGTAACCTGTTCATCACACGATTCAATCATGCGTTCGAACACCTGACCGGATATCTGTCGTCGGAGGTCATCGGGAAGCGATTGGAACTGCTGTTCCCGGATGAGAGCCGGATGCGATCCTTGGTAATGATTGATCGGACCAGCGAGGGTGAGCATTGGGACTCTGTTGAGATACCGATCAGGCGGGTGGACGGTGCGATCCGTACGGTGCTGTGGAACTCTGCCGCGCTGTATTCCCCTAACACATCCCAGATCCAAATGACGATCGCCCAAGGTCAGGACATAACTGAGCGGAAAATGGCCGAGGAAGCGTTGAGGCTCAGCGAGGCAAGGTACAAAGGCCTTTTCGAGGGTGCTCCCGGACCGGTGAGCCTGCGCCGACTGTTGTTCGATGATAACGGCGAGGTGATGGACCAGGTACTGATCGACCTGAATCCAGCTGGCCTCAGGAGGTGGGGTGTGGCCTCATTGGAAGAGATCGCGGGGAGAAAGTTGAGCGAGTTCCTCGGTCAGGAATTGGCCGGCCAGTATCTTGTTCAGGTAAGGAGGATGAACGCTCAAGGCAAGACCATCGTCGAAGAGACCCACGACCGTGACGGTCTTGATTATATGACAACGCTCGTCCCACTGGGAGATGACCATGTGATCGCCACCTCCATGGACATAACCGAACGCAAACGTTCTGAAAGGGCGCTAAAACGTTCAAATGAGGAATTGAAACAATTCGCCTACGTTGCATCCCATGACCTCCAGGAACCCCTGAGGATGGTGGTCAGCTATCTGTCCCTGCTCCAGAGGAAGTTCTCCGACCAGCTCGATCCCAAGGCAATGGAATACATCCACAACGCCGTTTCTGGAGGCGAAAGGATGCGAGCGCTCATTGACGACCTCCTGCAATATTCGAGGGTGGACAGCGGCGGCAAGCATGCCACCATGGTGGACATGAACGAGGTCGTAGAGAAGGTGCTGTTCGTCCTAAAGGCTTCTCTGGAGGACAACGAGGCTCGCATTCTCGCCGATCCGTTGCCATCGCTGCTGGCTGATGAGACCCAGATGGTACAGGTGATGCAGAACCTAATAGGAAACGCGATCAAGTTCCGCGGTCCAGAATCGCCCAGGATACAGATATCCGCGACCCCTGGGCAGGGCGAATGGGTCTTTTCCGTGAAGGATAATGGGATAGGTCTGAGCATGGAGTATGCAGATAAGATCTTCCAGGTCTTCCAGACGCTCCACACCAGGGATAGGTATCCTGGAACCGGAGTGGGCCTGGCGATCGTCAAGAAGATAATCGAGAAGAGAGGGGGGCGTGTATGGGTGGAGTCGGAGGAGAACAAAGGCGCCACGTTCTTCTTTTCGGTCCCGATCACACAGATCCCAACCTGA
- a CDS encoding response regulator has protein sequence MIRVIYVDDEENLLEIGKIFLERTRELKVDVALSVTEANGMIARSHYDAIVSDYQMPGTDGLQFLKMVRELDKSIPFILFTGKGREEVVIEACNSGVTFYLQKGGEPNAQFVELEHKIKQAVGRLTAETELLVKKRQAIMAMELAKVATFELDPRTNQFIFDDAFFDLYKTNVSREGGYSMNPEKYFKEFVHPDDLKRVLEHIQLGKAKIIEDGYSQLEHRIIRRDGEVRHIVVRVGMIDDGSGSSDILYGVNYDITDQKRLEEMVRVQKAMSGNFPGEQSVADTG, from the coding sequence GTGATTCGCGTTATCTACGTGGACGATGAGGAAAACCTATTGGAGATCGGGAAGATATTCTTGGAGAGAACCAGGGAACTCAAGGTCGATGTCGCCCTTTCGGTAACAGAGGCGAACGGGATGATCGCCCGATCACATTACGATGCAATTGTTTCCGACTATCAAATGCCGGGAACGGACGGGCTTCAGTTTCTTAAAATGGTAAGGGAATTGGACAAGTCCATACCATTCATCCTATTCACTGGCAAGGGGCGGGAGGAGGTCGTCATCGAGGCCTGCAACTCGGGTGTGACCTTTTACCTGCAGAAGGGTGGCGAACCCAACGCCCAGTTCGTCGAGCTGGAGCATAAGATAAAGCAGGCGGTCGGCAGGCTGACAGCGGAAACTGAACTTCTGGTCAAGAAACGCCAGGCGATCATGGCTATGGAACTGGCCAAGGTGGCGACCTTCGAATTGGATCCGAGGACAAATCAGTTCATTTTCGATGACGCGTTCTTTGATCTTTACAAGACGAATGTTAGCAGGGAAGGGGGTTATTCAATGAACCCCGAGAAATATTTCAAAGAATTCGTCCACCCTGACGATCTTAAACGAGTGCTTGAGCATATTCAATTGGGCAAGGCAAAGATAATCGAGGATGGCTATTCCCAGTTGGAGCATCGAATCATCAGGAGGGACGGGGAGGTACGCCATATAGTGGTCCGAGTGGGGATGATCGATGATGGAAGCGGCAGTTCCGATATCCTGTATGGGGTGAACTATGATATCACCGATCAGAAAAGGTTGGAGGAAATGGTCCGGGTTCAAAAAGCGATGTCGGGCAATTTTCCCGGAGAGCAATCTGTGGCCGATACCGGGTAG
- a CDS encoding Nre family DNA repair protein, whose translation MAAPGTPIGPKALFNSLASTSAAPSRGSPCVICKGSKNLCGKPTCALMVKFYSQSKTRKLINSLDLAGSTPPGVFVGRYGYPKVDIGPLVPPEMGDTSIMDTPEQWMGKSIQEIVDFRFKLVRGKYSVSVKDFQNGGKIVDFTRELGLSINSVDVEANFAKRPSGKIVLDDEIQPFGPSARLEKLSITNPKYDHKIEKAYYDTDLLATQAVTDLYKNGVMISRLQKAFSVGAFGLEKNRKLVPTRWSITAVDDMIGKDMLKHTKTYPLINEFRIYDWDQLDNRWCVMFMPTSWRYELIEAWYPNTVWNPLGKQIEIISSHEFYEGRKDYAEIGGCYYAARMACNEVLMKERRQAGAVIFREAHPGYIMPVGVWNVRENVRKALTMPPSKFNTMNEALAHVQGRMEIPLSRWIATSEVVKDFMRQRRIDDYA comes from the coding sequence ATGGCAGCGCCCGGTACGCCGATCGGCCCAAAGGCATTATTCAATTCATTGGCATCGACCAGCGCAGCCCCTTCCCGGGGAAGCCCGTGCGTCATCTGCAAGGGTTCTAAGAACCTCTGCGGCAAACCCACCTGCGCCCTGATGGTCAAGTTCTATTCCCAGTCCAAGACTCGAAAGCTCATCAACAGCCTGGACCTGGCTGGCAGTACACCGCCGGGCGTATTCGTCGGTCGGTATGGCTATCCAAAGGTGGACATCGGTCCCCTGGTACCGCCGGAGATGGGCGACACCTCGATCATGGACACGCCCGAACAATGGATGGGCAAGTCGATCCAGGAGATCGTGGACTTCCGATTCAAACTGGTACGGGGGAAGTACAGCGTATCGGTGAAGGATTTCCAGAATGGCGGGAAGATAGTTGATTTCACCAGAGAGCTGGGCCTGTCCATCAACTCGGTCGACGTGGAGGCGAACTTCGCCAAGCGTCCATCCGGGAAGATAGTGCTGGACGACGAGATACAGCCGTTCGGTCCCTCGGCCCGTCTGGAGAAGCTGAGCATCACCAACCCGAAGTACGACCACAAGATAGAGAAAGCCTATTACGACACCGACCTCCTGGCCACCCAGGCAGTCACCGACCTGTACAAGAACGGGGTGATGATATCCCGTCTGCAGAAGGCGTTCAGCGTTGGCGCGTTCGGGCTTGAGAAGAACCGGAAGCTGGTGCCGACCCGGTGGAGCATCACCGCCGTCGACGACATGATCGGCAAGGACATGCTCAAGCATACCAAGACGTACCCGCTGATCAACGAGTTCCGCATCTATGACTGGGACCAGCTGGACAACCGCTGGTGCGTCATGTTCATGCCGACCTCATGGCGTTACGAGCTGATCGAGGCCTGGTACCCGAACACGGTGTGGAACCCGCTGGGCAAGCAGATCGAGATCATCTCGTCACACGAATTCTATGAAGGTCGGAAGGACTACGCGGAGATCGGCGGGTGTTATTATGCAGCACGAATGGCCTGCAACGAGGTCCTGATGAAAGAGCGCCGCCAGGCCGGGGCGGTCATATTCCGCGAGGCGCATCCCGGGTACATCATGCCGGTCGGGGTGTGGAATGTGCGTGAGAACGTTAGGAAAGCGTTGACCATGCCGCCGAGCAAGTTCAACACTATGAACGAGGCGCTGGCGCATGTGCAGGGAAGAATGGAGATACCGCTATCCAGGTGGATCGCGACCAGTGAAGTGGTGAAGGACTTCATGAGACAGAGGCGGATCGATGATTACGCGTGA
- a CDS encoding radical SAM protein, protein MITRDLDFFMMEDKMPPPMVKAYEVRATTALPKSNLPGLDYALNPYVGCEHDCIYCFAPDVLHKDPSKWGKEVGVRSNLPVLLAKEIKNKRGVIGIGTVTDPYQPLEKSCLLTRKCLMEIIRHDNPISILTKSDLVVRDIELIESTKRPEVGVTITSVDDRVSHAFEPGAPPPSQRLEALRKLTEAGLNTYAMVGPVLPMLCETDIIDLVKAIANTGTKRLMMDRMRFRPGIDVAIANLPLMGIEPFHAWYQVALADRTRALALERIITNACNEFSLCTEQAFRS, encoded by the coding sequence ATGATTACGCGTGATCTTGACTTCTTCATGATGGAGGACAAGATGCCTCCTCCGATGGTCAAGGCGTATGAGGTCAGAGCGACGACCGCCCTGCCAAAGAGTAACCTGCCAGGGCTGGACTATGCACTGAACCCGTACGTAGGGTGCGAGCATGATTGCATCTATTGCTTCGCCCCAGACGTCCTGCACAAGGACCCGTCCAAATGGGGAAAGGAGGTAGGGGTGCGCTCCAATCTGCCCGTATTGCTGGCCAAGGAGATCAAGAACAAACGGGGGGTCATCGGCATCGGGACAGTCACCGATCCATACCAGCCGCTTGAGAAAAGTTGTCTGTTGACGCGGAAATGCCTGATGGAGATCATCCGACATGACAACCCTATCTCCATACTGACAAAATCCGACCTGGTCGTGAGGGACATCGAGCTCATCGAGTCCACGAAGAGGCCGGAAGTGGGCGTGACCATCACTTCGGTCGATGACCGGGTGTCGCATGCGTTCGAGCCCGGTGCGCCGCCGCCATCGCAGAGGCTTGAAGCGCTGAGAAAACTGACCGAGGCGGGACTGAACACCTACGCCATGGTGGGGCCGGTCCTGCCGATGCTTTGTGAAACAGACATAATAGATTTGGTCAAAGCTATTGCGAACACCGGTACCAAGAGGCTGATGATGGACCGGATGCGCTTCCGGCCTGGCATAGATGTCGCCATTGCCAATCTGCCTTTGATGGGAATAGAGCCGTTCCATGCTTGGTACCAAGTGGCGTTGGCTGACAGAACCCGAGCCCTGGCATTGGAGAGAATCATCACAAATGCCTGCAACGAATTCTCATTGTGCACAGAGCAGGCGTTCCGATCATAA
- a CDS encoding phage tail sheath subtilisin-like domain-containing protein, translating to MSDFEAPGVYVEETSLMADPIEGAESSTAAFIGKAVKGPTLEPVLVTSWDQFEGTFGGLDYSKSGPYLAMAVDLFFKNQGQRAYVVRIEGTVGSTGRNETAYRTGLLCLESLDDVNLVAMPEATDILDQQALIEHCERMRYRFAIIDSPSDPREVGDAHDVRLQKEKLVSTKGYAAIYHPWIQVQDPITKRIRIVPPSGAVAGIYVRTDIQRGVHKPPANELVIGALDTEVSVDQADMNELNRIGINVIRKFTGRGLLVWGSRTTSSDSIWKYVQVRRTINYLEKSIAKGTEWVVFEPHDEITWSEAKRSVVEFLTRSWKDGMLLGTRPEEAFIVRCDRSTMTQADIDKERMIIEVGVALMRPSEFIIFRVCQSMERVGPRKLVDKTLDATKKKKHYYMARTMSKE from the coding sequence ATGTCGGACTTTGAGGCACCCGGGGTCTATGTGGAAGAGACATCTTTGATGGCGGATCCGATAGAGGGAGCGGAAAGTAGCACGGCCGCCTTCATTGGAAAAGCAGTGAAGGGGCCGACATTGGAACCGGTCCTGGTAACGTCATGGGATCAATTCGAAGGAACATTCGGGGGATTGGACTATTCAAAAAGTGGACCTTATCTCGCGATGGCCGTCGACCTTTTCTTCAAGAACCAAGGTCAGAGGGCTTACGTGGTGCGAATAGAGGGAACGGTCGGTAGCACTGGACGAAATGAGACGGCGTATCGAACTGGTCTGCTATGCCTCGAAAGCTTGGATGACGTTAATCTGGTCGCGATGCCTGAAGCAACCGACATCTTGGACCAGCAAGCGTTGATCGAGCACTGTGAGAGGATGAGATACCGTTTTGCCATCATCGATTCTCCGTCAGATCCGAGAGAGGTGGGGGATGCTCACGATGTTAGGCTTCAGAAGGAGAAGCTGGTTTCGACCAAGGGATACGCGGCCATTTATCATCCTTGGATACAAGTCCAGGACCCAATAACGAAACGGATCCGAATCGTTCCGCCCAGCGGTGCGGTCGCCGGCATTTATGTTCGAACCGACATCCAGAGAGGCGTCCACAAACCCCCGGCAAACGAACTGGTCATTGGAGCTTTGGACACCGAGGTATCAGTTGATCAGGCGGACATGAACGAACTCAACCGGATCGGCATCAATGTGATCAGGAAGTTCACTGGGAGAGGGTTGCTGGTGTGGGGTTCCCGGACGACTTCCAGCGATTCCATTTGGAAATATGTCCAGGTCCGACGGACGATCAACTACCTGGAAAAATCGATCGCAAAAGGGACCGAATGGGTGGTCTTCGAACCACACGATGAAATAACCTGGTCCGAAGCGAAGAGATCGGTAGTCGAATTCCTGACCAGATCGTGGAAGGACGGGATGCTGCTTGGCACCAGACCGGAGGAAGCCTTCATCGTGCGTTGTGACCGATCAACAATGACCCAGGCGGACATTGACAAAGAGAGAATGATCATAGAGGTCGGCGTCGCGCTGATGAGGCCTTCAGAATTCATCATCTTCCGTGTATGCCAGAGTATGGAAAGAGTCGGTCCCAGGAAGCTGGTTGACAAGACCCTAGATGCTACCAAAAAGAAGAAGCACTATTACATGGCCAGGACAATGTCAAAGGAGTGA